A genomic stretch from Lathyrus oleraceus cultivar Zhongwan6 chromosome 2, CAAS_Psat_ZW6_1.0, whole genome shotgun sequence includes:
- the LOC127123720 gene encoding uncharacterized protein LOC127123720 codes for MRKKQLKLQGAPAHQKTKSSASKRPHAQKTLGAESEPKSKKTPKQMESDSSSPGIEDPKAATGSPQHPTVTSIIVTIQPKSSRAPTYHPITPPDSDKGSMDEVNDPAVEKKENSPPKIITQHSHTSGSELEDEKNEDAPLEKDAGMQDPREIPEDGSEDGSPETNQDLDDPDNEEEEDQSMFNFDEEPMRTRMRIQMMLVMKKGMSKKINKHQNNPRPTQKLILPTTPQGLRLTLSFPYLL; via the exons ATGAGGAAGAAACAACTGAAGCTTCAAGGTGCTCCTGCCCATCAGAAAACAAAAAGCAGTGCATCAAAGAGACCTCATGCCCAAAAAACACTCGGGGCTGAATCTGAGCCTAAGTCGAAGAAGACGCCAAAACAAATGGAGAGTGATAGCTCCAGTCCTGGGATTGAAGACCCTAAG GCTGCTACAGGAAGTCCCCAACATCCAACTGTCACATCGATCATCGTTACAATTCAGCCTAAAAGCAGTAGGGCTCCCACTTATCATCCCATAACTCCTCCTGACTCTGACAAAGGGTCTATGGACGAAGTGAACGATCCTGCTGTAGAAAAAAAGGAAAACTCTCCACCAAAAATCATTACTCAACATTCCCACACTAGTGGCTCTGAACTTGAGGATGAGAAAAATGAAGATGCCCCATTGGAAAAAGATGCAGGAATGCAAGACCCTAGGGAAATTCCTGAAGATGGATCTGAAGATGGTTCACCCGAAACTAACCAAGACCTGGATGATCCTGAtaatgaagaagaagaagatcAATCTATGTTTAACTTCGACGAAGAACCCATGAGGACGAGGATGAGGATCCAAATGATGTTGGTGATGAAGAAAGGAATGTCTAAGAAGATCAACAAACACCAGAACAATCCAAGACCAACTCAAAAGCTGATACTGCCAACAACGCCACAAGGCCTTCGACTGACACTGTCATTCCCCTATCTCCTATAG
- the LOC127120356 gene encoding peroxidase 10, producing MECVSNKHVFVFILCLVFLTPFVYSQLNCNFYDRTCPSLTRIVRSNILSAIANDSRIAASLLRLHFHDCFVNGCDGSVLLDDTDTLKGEKNALPNKNSLRGFDVIDKIKSDIESACPSTVSCADILTLAARDAIYLSKGPFWAVPLGRRDGTTANESEANNLPSPFEPLENITAKFVSKGLEKKDVAVLSGAHTFGFAQCFLFKSRLFDFGGSGKPDPSLDSSLLQNLQKICPNQADSNTNLAPLDPVTTNTFDNTYYKNVLSNTGLLQSDQALLGDNITSSLVNNYSKWPILFFRDFAVSVEKMGRIGVLTGQQGQIRTNCRAVN from the exons ATGGAGTGTGTCTCTAACAAACATGTTTTCGTCTTTATACTTTGTCTTGTGTTTCTTACTCCATTTGTGTACTCTCAACTTAATTGCAACTTCTATGACAGAACTTGTCCAAGCCTTACCAGAATAGTTAGATCCAATATCTTGTCAGCTATAGCCAATGACTCAAGAATCGCTGCGTCTCTCTTGCGCCTTCATTTCCATGATTGTTTTGTCAAT GGATGTGATGGATCGGTGCTACTAGATGACACAGATACTCTAAAAGGAGAGAAAAATGCATTACCTAATAAAAATTCATTAAGAGGATTTGATGTAATAGACAAAATAAAGTCTGATATAGAGAGTGCTTGTCCATCCACAGTTTCATGTGCTGATATACTTACTCTTGCAGCAAGAGATGCTATATATCTG AGTAAAGGACCATTTTGGGCTGTACCTCTTGGTCGAAGAGACGGCACGACAGCGAATGAGAGTGAGGCAAATAACTTGCCATCGCCCTTTGAACCTCTTGAAAACATTACTGCTAAGTTTGTTTCCAAAGGTCTTGAAAAGAAGGATGTAGCAGTGCTGTCAGGTGCACACACATTTGGCTTTGCTCAATGTTTTTTATTCAAGTCAAGACTCTTCGACTTTGGTGGCTCTGGTAAACCTGATCCATCGCTTGATTCGTCACTTCTACAAAATCTACAGAAAATATGTCCAAATCAAGCTGATTCTAATACCAACTTGGCTCCGTTGGATCCTGTGACGACAAATACATTTGATAACACATATTACAAAAATGTTTTGAGCAATACTGGGTTACTTCAATCAGACCAGGCACTTCTGGGTGACAACATAACTTCTTCATTGGTTAACAATTATAGCAAGTGGCCTATTCTGTTTTTCAGAGACTTTGCTGTTTCTGTTGAGAAAATGGGTCGTATTGGTGTTCTTACTGGACAGCAGGGTCAAATAAGGACTAACTGTAGGGCTGTTAACTAG